The Bacteroidia bacterium genome includes a region encoding these proteins:
- a CDS encoding radical SAM/SPASM domain-containing protein has product MRKKITDGINFLSKLTFSKSLNAVQILGSFYFSKITKQVRHRGMPISISIEPTTSCNLRCPECPSGKREFTRPTGMLEKNFFKKVLDELENNLLYLIFYFQGEPYLNPQFLDMVKYASEKKIYTATSTNAHYLNSENAKKTIESGLDRLIISIDGTTQETYEQYRIGGNLEKVIEGTKNIVAWKKKLHSKTPFIIFQFLVVKPNEHQIEDVKKLAKNLGVDDVRFKTAQIYNYENGHDLIPETEKYSRYKKQKNNTYILKNKMRDECWKLWHSSVITWDGKVAPCCFDKDVKHAMGTVSEKTFSEVWKNEAYQNFRESVFRSRSEIDICKNCTEGTKVWA; this is encoded by the coding sequence TTGAGAAAAAAAATAACAGACGGAATTAACTTTCTAAGCAAACTTACCTTTTCGAAATCGTTAAATGCAGTTCAGATTTTGGGAAGTTTTTATTTTTCTAAAATCACCAAACAAGTTCGTCATCGCGGAATGCCGATTAGTATTTCCATCGAACCTACAACTTCTTGCAATTTGCGTTGTCCAGAATGCCCGAGTGGAAAACGTGAATTTACGCGACCTACAGGAATGCTCGAAAAGAATTTTTTTAAAAAAGTGTTGGATGAATTGGAAAATAATTTATTGTATCTCATTTTTTATTTTCAAGGCGAACCGTATCTGAATCCACAATTTTTGGATATGGTAAAGTATGCTTCCGAAAAAAAGATTTACACGGCAACTTCTACCAACGCGCATTATTTGAATTCTGAAAATGCAAAAAAAACAATTGAATCTGGCTTAGATCGATTGATTATTTCCATTGATGGAACAACGCAGGAAACCTACGAGCAGTATCGTATCGGAGGTAATTTAGAAAAAGTAATTGAAGGCACAAAAAATATTGTTGCGTGGAAGAAAAAGTTGCATTCAAAAACACCCTTTATCATTTTTCAATTTTTAGTGGTAAAACCAAATGAACATCAAATAGAAGACGTAAAAAAATTAGCAAAAAATTTAGGTGTGGACGATGTGCGTTTTAAAACAGCGCAAATTTACAACTATGAAAACGGGCATGATTTAATTCCGGAAACAGAAAAATATTCGCGATACAAAAAGCAAAAAAACAATACGTATATTCTGAAAAATAAAATGCGTGATGAGTGCTGGAAGCTTTGGCATTCCAGCGTTATAACCTGGGACGGAAAAGTGGCGCCGTGTTGTTTCGACAAAGATGTAAAGCACGCGATGGGAACTGTTTCCGAAAAAACATTTTCGGAAGTATGGAAAAACGAAGCGTATCAAAATTTTCGCGAATCCGTTTTTCGTTCGCGCAGCGAAATTGATATTTGTAAAAATTGCACCGAAGGCACGAAAGTGTGGGCATAA
- the frr gene encoding ribosome recycling factor: protein MNEEIKFFIESAKELMEKAVIHLEAELIKVRAGKANPAMLEGIFIDYYGTRTPLNQVASINTQDARSLIVQPWEKTMLTPIEKAIQAANLGFNPQNDGILIRILVPPLTEERRKALVKTAKAEAENCKVTLRTLRRDANESIKKLQKNGLPEDEMKDAEAKIQVLTDGFAIKCDKHLEQKEKEIMTV, encoded by the coding sequence ATGAACGAAGAAATTAAATTTTTCATAGAAAGTGCCAAAGAATTAATGGAAAAAGCCGTTATTCATTTGGAAGCAGAACTTATAAAAGTCCGCGCCGGCAAAGCAAATCCTGCGATGTTGGAAGGTATTTTCATAGATTATTATGGAACACGTACGCCGCTAAATCAGGTGGCAAGTATCAATACGCAAGATGCGCGTTCTTTAATTGTGCAGCCTTGGGAAAAAACAATGCTAACGCCGATAGAGAAAGCGATTCAGGCTGCCAACTTAGGATTTAATCCGCAAAACGACGGGATATTAATTCGCATCCTTGTGCCGCCATTAACGGAAGAGCGCCGAAAAGCACTTGTAAAAACAGCGAAAGCAGAAGCAGAAAATTGCAAAGTAACACTTCGCACTCTTCGCAGAGATGCAAATGAATCCATCAAAAAATTACAAAAAAATGGATTGCCGGAAGACGAAATGAAAGACGCAGAAGCCAAGATACAAGTGCTTACCGACGGTTTTGCCATTAAATGTGACAAACATTTAGAGCAAAAAGAAAAAGAAATTATGACCGTATAA
- the pyrH gene encoding UMP kinase yields the protein MAYKRILLKLSGEALMGEKQFGIDHSRLMQYAKEVKVAVDAGIEVAIVIGGGNIFRGIQAVEGGMDRVQGDYMGMLATVINSMALQAALEKIEVQTRLLSAIKMEQICEPYIRRRAIRHLEKGRVVIFGGGTGNPYFTTDTAATLRAIEIEADVILKGTRVDGIYSADPEKDKNAVKYTKISFSEVYEKNLQVMDLTAFTLCKENKLPIIVFDMNKSGNLKRVLEDVSIGTLVEV from the coding sequence ATGGCTTATAAACGTATCCTTCTGAAACTGAGTGGAGAAGCCCTTATGGGCGAAAAACAATTTGGTATTGATCACAGTCGGTTGATGCAATATGCCAAGGAAGTGAAAGTGGCAGTGGACGCAGGAATTGAAGTGGCGATTGTAATTGGAGGAGGAAATATTTTTCGCGGAATACAAGCCGTAGAAGGCGGTATGGATCGTGTGCAAGGAGATTATATGGGAATGCTTGCAACCGTTATAAACAGTATGGCTTTGCAAGCAGCGCTCGAAAAAATAGAAGTACAAACGCGACTTTTATCTGCCATTAAAATGGAACAAATTTGCGAACCCTATATTCGCCGCAGAGCCATCAGACATTTAGAAAAAGGACGCGTAGTAATTTTTGGAGGAGGTACTGGAAACCCTTATTTTACAACAGATACAGCCGCAACTTTACGAGCTATCGAAATTGAAGCAGATGTTATTTTAAAAGGAACTCGCGTGGATGGAATTTATTCTGCCGATCCGGAAAAAGACAAAAATGCGGTAAAATACACCAAAATTTCTTTCAGCGAAGTGTACGAAAAAAACTTGCAAGTGATGGATTTAACAGCCTTCACGCTGTGTAAAGAAAATAAATTACCCATTATTGTTTTTGATATGAACAAATCTGGAAATCTTAAAAGAGTGTTGGAAGACGTAAGTATCGGAACACTTGTAGAGGTTTAA
- the tsf gene encoding translation elongation factor Ts, with amino-acid sequence MSTMTISASDVNKLRQQTGAGMMDCKKALTEANGDFEQAVDYLRKKGQKVAANRGDRDAKEGLVIAQLSADHKRAIIIRLSCETDFVAKNDDFVNFATTIAKIALDKKPASLEALVQLPFDGSVTIADKIIEQVGKIGEKLELANYEAIEAPKVIAYNHPGNRLATIVGFNKEVSETIAKDIAMQAAAMAPVALDKEDVDSKTLEREIEIGKEQARQEGKAEEMLEKIALGKLNKFYKEFTLLNQEFIKDNKKTIRQYLSETDKDLKITGFKRIALS; translated from the coding sequence ATGAGTACGATGACAATTTCAGCAAGTGATGTTAACAAACTGCGCCAACAAACAGGTGCAGGAATGATGGACTGCAAAAAAGCGCTTACAGAAGCCAACGGAGATTTTGAACAAGCGGTTGATTATTTAAGAAAAAAAGGTCAGAAAGTGGCTGCTAATCGTGGTGACAGAGATGCGAAAGAAGGATTGGTTATTGCACAATTAAGTGCGGATCACAAAAGAGCGATTATTATTCGATTGAGTTGCGAAACAGATTTCGTAGCAAAAAATGATGATTTCGTAAACTTCGCTACTACTATCGCAAAAATTGCATTGGATAAAAAACCAGCTTCTTTAGAAGCATTAGTGCAATTGCCTTTTGACGGTTCTGTAACTATTGCTGATAAAATAATTGAACAAGTTGGAAAAATTGGTGAGAAATTGGAATTGGCAAATTACGAAGCCATCGAAGCTCCGAAAGTGATTGCTTACAATCATCCAGGAAATAGATTGGCAACGATTGTAGGTTTCAATAAAGAAGTTTCTGAAACAATTGCAAAAGACATTGCAATGCAAGCTGCAGCAATGGCTCCAGTTGCATTAGATAAAGAAGATGTAGACAGCAAAACTTTGGAACGCGAAATTGAAATTGGTAAAGAACAAGCGCGTCAAGAAGGAAAAGCAGAAGAGATGTTGGAAAAAATTGCACTCGGAAAATTGAATAAATTCTACAAAGAATTTACGTTACTTAACCAAGAGTTTATCAAAGACAATAAAAAAACCATCAGACAATATTTAAGCGAAACCGATAAAGATTTAAAAATTACCGGCTTTAAGCGAATAGCATTGAGTTAA
- the rpsB gene encoding 30S ribosomal protein S2: MSKTNFNELLEAGAHFGHLKRKWNPAMAPYIFTEKNGIHIIDLNKTVVKIDEASAALKQIARSGKKILFVATKKQAKDVVAEKVKNINMPYVTERWPGGMLTNFATIRKAVRKMATIDKMATDGTFENISKKEKLQISRQRAKMEIQLGSITDLTRLPAALFIVDISKEHIAVAEAKRLNIPTFGIVDTNSDPNLVDYAIPANDDATTSISLIISTITKAIEEGLSERKVDKEAAALEEKEGKITKETRPRMSDDADGDGSTERRARRTAAGPRKTVGAKNSQGGGHTGSGHSGGGHGHSGGGHSAGGHSNHTKKSH; encoded by the coding sequence ATGTCAAAAACAAATTTCAACGAATTATTAGAAGCCGGAGCACACTTCGGACATTTGAAAAGAAAATGGAATCCAGCAATGGCTCCATATATTTTTACCGAAAAAAATGGCATCCACATCATTGATCTCAACAAAACTGTTGTGAAAATTGATGAGGCATCGGCAGCATTGAAACAAATTGCGCGTTCGGGCAAAAAAATATTGTTTGTGGCAACAAAAAAACAAGCAAAAGATGTGGTGGCGGAAAAAGTGAAAAACATCAACATGCCTTATGTAACGGAAAGATGGCCAGGCGGAATGCTTACTAACTTTGCAACTATCCGTAAAGCGGTAAGAAAAATGGCAACCATTGATAAAATGGCTACTGACGGAACATTTGAAAATATTTCTAAAAAAGAAAAATTACAGATTTCTCGCCAACGTGCTAAAATGGAGATTCAATTAGGAAGTATTACAGATTTAACAAGACTTCCAGCTGCATTGTTCATCGTTGATATTTCAAAAGAACACATCGCTGTTGCGGAAGCAAAAAGATTAAACATTCCAACTTTCGGAATTGTAGATACGAACTCAGATCCGAATTTAGTGGATTACGCAATTCCTGCTAATGATGACGCTACGACTTCGATTTCATTAATTATCAGCACGATTACAAAAGCGATTGAAGAAGGACTTTCTGAACGTAAAGTAGATAAAGAAGCAGCAGCTTTAGAAGAAAAAGAAGGAAAAATAACAAAAGAAACAAGACCGAGAATGTCGGACGACGCTGATGGCGATGGTTCTACAGAAAGAAGAGCAAGAAGAACAGCTGCTGGTCCACGTAAAACAGTGGGAGCAAAAAATAGCCAAGGTGGAGGACACACTGGTAGTGGTCATTCTGGCGGAGGACACGGACACTCAGGTGGCGGCCATTCTGCAGGTGGACATTCAAATCACACAAAAAAATCACATTAA
- the rpsI gene encoding 30S ribosomal protein S9 — protein sequence MEITNTLGRRKNAVARVYLQKGKGKIVVNDKDYAAYFPTGTLQYIVNQALMLTKTLGEYDVKATVNGGGISGQAEAVRLGIARALVEINPENKPVLKAASLMTRDPRMVERKKPGQKKARKRFQFSKR from the coding sequence ATGGAAATTACAAACACACTTGGAAGAAGAAAAAATGCGGTTGCACGCGTTTATCTCCAAAAAGGAAAAGGAAAAATTGTTGTTAACGATAAAGATTATGCAGCGTATTTCCCAACAGGAACTTTGCAATACATCGTTAATCAGGCTTTGATGTTAACCAAAACACTTGGCGAATACGACGTGAAAGCAACAGTTAATGGCGGCGGAATTTCAGGACAAGCGGAAGCTGTAAGACTTGGAATTGCAAGAGCATTGGTGGAAATCAATCCAGAAAATAAACCTGTTTTAAAAGCAGCAAGTTTGATGACAAGAGATCCAAGAATGGTGGAGCGTAAAAAACCAGGTCAGAAAAAAGCGCGTAAAAGATTTCAATTTAGTAAACGTTAA
- the rplM gene encoding 50S ribosomal protein L13 produces the protein MDALSYKTVSANKATVTKEWFLVDAENEILGRLASKVAMVVRGKNKTNYTPHVDCGDNVIIINAEKVKLTGKKMDEKEYVRHTGYPGGQRFTTPREFLEKRPAAIIEKAVKGMLPKTKLGAALQKNVFIYAGEQHPHEAQSPKKMNLKDLK, from the coding sequence GTGGACGCATTGAGTTACAAAACAGTATCTGCCAACAAAGCAACCGTTACGAAAGAATGGTTTTTGGTGGATGCCGAAAACGAAATTTTAGGTCGCTTGGCTTCAAAAGTTGCCATGGTAGTACGCGGAAAAAACAAAACAAATTACACGCCTCATGTAGATTGTGGTGATAATGTAATCATTATAAATGCCGAAAAAGTAAAATTGACCGGCAAAAAAATGGACGAGAAAGAATACGTTCGCCATACTGGATACCCTGGTGGACAGCGTTTTACAACGCCTCGTGAGTTTTTGGAAAAACGCCCTGCTGCGATTATCGAAAAAGCAGTTAAAGGAATGTTGCCTAAAACAAAATTAGGAGCTGCGTTGCAAAAAAATGTTTTCATTTATGCTGGAGAACAACATCCCCATGAAGCGCAAAGCCCTAAAAAAATGAATTTAAAAGATCTTAAATAA
- a CDS encoding HU family DNA-binding protein translates to MNKSELVDAIASESKLTKADSQRALDAFVSATTKALKKGDRVALVGFGSFSVAKRAARIGRNPQTGKEIKIAAKKVAKFKAGAELAGKVNK, encoded by the coding sequence ATGAACAAATCAGAATTAGTTGATGCAATCGCATCTGAATCAAAACTTACAAAAGCAGATTCACAAAGAGCACTTGACGCATTTGTTAGTGCAACTACAAAAGCACTTAAAAAAGGTGACAGAGTAGCATTAGTAGGTTTTGGATCTTTCTCTGTTGCTAAAAGAGCAGCCAGAATTGGAAGAAATCCACAAACTGGAAAAGAAATTAAAATTGCTGCTAAAAAAGTAGCTAAATTTAAAGCTGGTGCAGAATTAGCAGGTAAAGTAAACAAATAA
- the queG gene encoding tRNA epoxyqueuosine(34) reductase QueG, whose protein sequence is MLNLQTKNTALIKSESKRLGFDFCGISKADFLEEEAPRLENWLQNNRHGKMTYMENYFDKRLDPRLLVDGAKSVISLLLNYYPSEKQNSDAPKISKYAYGNDYHSVIKDKLKNLIQFIQENIGEVNCRAFTDSAPVLDKAWAKKSGLGWIGKNSNLITKKNGSFFFIAEIICDLELEYDGAIKDFCGSCTRCIDACPTDAILEPYVVDGSKCISYFTIELKENIPAEMKGKTADWMFGCDICQDVCPWNRFSEPHQEPLFTANPDLLKMTKADWQEITEDVFAKVFKNSPLKRPKYKGIKRNIQFIESSLPS, encoded by the coding sequence GTGCTAAATCTTCAAACTAAAAATACGGCACTTATAAAATCTGAAAGCAAACGTTTGGGTTTTGATTTTTGCGGCATTTCAAAAGCTGATTTTCTGGAAGAAGAGGCGCCTCGCCTCGAAAATTGGTTGCAAAATAATCGTCATGGAAAAATGACGTACATGGAAAATTATTTCGACAAACGCTTGGATCCGCGCTTGCTGGTGGACGGAGCGAAATCTGTGATTTCACTTTTGCTGAATTATTATCCTTCGGAAAAACAAAATTCGGACGCGCCAAAAATTTCTAAATATGCGTACGGAAACGATTATCATTCCGTCATAAAAGATAAATTAAAAAACCTGATTCAGTTTATTCAGGAAAATATTGGCGAAGTAAATTGTCGCGCTTTTACTGATTCTGCGCCAGTTTTAGATAAAGCGTGGGCAAAAAAAAGCGGTTTAGGTTGGATTGGAAAAAACAGTAATCTCATCACAAAAAAAAATGGTTCCTTTTTTTTCATTGCCGAAATAATTTGCGATTTGGAATTGGAATACGATGGTGCAATAAAAGATTTTTGCGGATCGTGCACGCGTTGTATAGACGCTTGCCCAACGGATGCGATTTTAGAGCCTTACGTGGTGGACGGCAGTAAATGTATTTCGTATTTTACAATTGAATTGAAAGAAAATATTCCGGCTGAAATGAAAGGAAAAACAGCCGATTGGATGTTCGGTTGCGATATTTGTCAAGATGTATGTCCTTGGAATCGTTTTTCAGAACCGCACCAAGAGCCACTGTTTACAGCCAATCCTGATTTATTAAAAATGACAAAAGCTGATTGGCAAGAAATAACAGAAGATGTCTTCGCAAAAGTATTCAAAAATTCTCCGCTCAAACGACCTAAATACAAAGGCATTAAAAGGAATATCCAATTTATTGAATCTTCGTTACCTTCTTAA
- the ruvB gene encoding Holliday junction branch migration DNA helicase RuvB translates to MNPNINPDPDNLNAAEKEVEKVLRPREFTDFTGQHEVVENLKIFVQAAKQRGEALDHVLLHGPPGLGKTTLANIIATELGVGIKITSGPVLDKPGDLAGLLTNLGEFDVLFIDEIHRLSPIVEEYLYSAMEDYRIDIMIDTGPNARSVQIKLNPFTLVGATTRSGLLTSPLRARFGINSRLNYYDAVLLKKIIIRSAEILNTQINSEAAQEIARRSRGTPRIANALLRRIRDFAQIKGDGTIDLKITDYALNALNVDKNGLDEMDIRILSTLIEKFKGGPVGITTISTAVAEEAGTIEEVYEPFLIQEGYLVRTPRGREATERAYKHLGKIPPASKNTLFSEE, encoded by the coding sequence ATGAATCCGAATATAAATCCTGATCCCGATAATTTAAATGCTGCCGAAAAGGAAGTAGAAAAAGTATTGCGTCCGCGCGAGTTTACTGATTTTACTGGGCAACACGAGGTTGTCGAGAATTTGAAAATATTTGTTCAAGCAGCGAAGCAACGCGGCGAAGCTTTGGATCACGTGCTATTACACGGTCCTCCAGGTTTAGGAAAAACAACACTTGCCAATATTATCGCAACTGAATTGGGTGTGGGAATTAAAATTACTTCTGGTCCTGTTTTAGATAAACCCGGAGATTTAGCGGGATTGCTCACCAATTTGGGCGAATTTGATGTTTTATTTATTGATGAAATTCATCGCCTCAGTCCGATTGTAGAAGAATATTTGTATTCCGCGATGGAAGATTATCGCATTGATATAATGATTGACACTGGACCAAACGCACGCAGCGTACAAATAAAATTAAATCCGTTTACTTTAGTTGGCGCAACAACTCGTTCGGGATTATTGACATCGCCACTCAGAGCACGTTTCGGAATTAATTCGCGCTTAAATTATTACGATGCTGTTTTACTGAAAAAAATTATTATTCGCTCTGCGGAAATTTTAAATACACAAATCAATTCCGAAGCTGCGCAAGAAATTGCGCGTAGAAGTCGCGGAACACCACGTATTGCAAATGCTTTGTTGAGACGTATTCGTGATTTCGCGCAAATAAAAGGCGACGGAACCATCGATTTAAAAATTACAGATTACGCACTCAATGCACTGAACGTGGATAAAAACGGATTGGACGAAATGGACATTCGCATACTTTCCACATTAATTGAAAAATTTAAAGGCGGACCGGTTGGAATTACAACTATTTCAACGGCTGTTGCCGAAGAAGCCGGAACAATTGAAGAAGTGTACGAACCTTTTTTAATTCAAGAAGGCTATTTGGTGCGCACTCCACGCGGTAGAGAAGCAACAGAACGCGCTTACAAACATTTGGGGAAAATTCCGCCGGCAAGTAAAAACACGCTTTTTAGCGAAGAATAA
- a CDS encoding DUF1987 domain-containing protein codes for METITIEGTPKTPAIHFDIDKGFLEIKGRSIPENSIEFYKPLVDNLEKYAAKPKSKTSVNIQLEYFNTSSSKCILDVFKKLEGIHKSGNEIIINWYYEEDDEDMLEAGEDYQAIINVPFKMILTAV; via the coding sequence ATGGAAACAATTACAATCGAAGGAACGCCAAAAACTCCTGCTATTCATTTTGATATTGATAAAGGATTTTTAGAAATAAAAGGAAGATCTATTCCAGAAAATTCTATTGAATTTTACAAACCTTTGGTAGATAATTTGGAAAAGTACGCCGCCAAACCAAAGTCGAAAACTAGCGTCAATATTCAATTGGAATATTTTAATACCAGTTCATCCAAATGTATTTTGGATGTCTTTAAAAAATTAGAAGGCATACACAAATCTGGAAATGAAATTATCATTAATTGGTATTACGAAGAAGACGATGAAGATATGTTGGAAGCTGGCGAAGATTACCAAGCCATTATCAACGTGCCGTTTAAAATGATTTTAACAGCAGTATAA
- a CDS encoding SiaB family protein kinase produces MLDIYDFYDKMERNNVMLSFKGDITADLLTSILQIMESKLDNMQEEPKIKKKVYNVLVECLQNLYHHMDDLELVDFEPQEPVRSAIFMIGKLENSYNIITGNYIRSGNVESLKKRLDEINLLSKEQLKDYYKEVLSNGEMSQKGGGGLGMIDIARKTGQKLNYNFMEVDQKYSFFSLNIKISN; encoded by the coding sequence ATGTTAGATATATATGATTTTTACGATAAAATGGAGCGTAACAATGTTATGCTTTCGTTTAAAGGCGATATTACTGCGGATTTATTAACTTCCATTTTACAAATCATGGAATCCAAATTGGACAACATGCAGGAAGAACCGAAAATCAAGAAAAAAGTATATAACGTATTGGTGGAATGTTTGCAAAACTTATACCATCACATGGATGATTTGGAATTGGTGGATTTTGAACCGCAAGAACCCGTTCGTTCCGCCATTTTTATGATTGGGAAATTGGAAAATTCATACAATATCATTACCGGAAATTACATTCGTTCGGGAAATGTAGAATCGCTTAAAAAACGGTTGGACGAGATTAATCTTTTATCAAAGGAACAATTGAAAGATTATTACAAAGAAGTGTTGAGCAACGGAGAAATGTCGCAAAAAGGCGGCGGCGGCTTGGGAATGATTGACATCGCCCGCAAAACCGGACAAAAATTAAATTATAATTTCATGGAAGTCGATCAGAAGTATTCATTTTTCAGTTTAAATATTAAAATTTCTAATTAA
- the rseP gene encoding RIP metalloprotease RseP — MGAATQAEQLVLSLSILVILHELGHFIPAKLFKTRIEKFYLFFDPWFSLFKFKKGETEYGIGWLPLGGYVKISGMIDESMDKEQLNQAPQPWEFRAKPAWQRLIIMIGGVTVNVLLAMFIYSMIALTWGQDYLPTQNVKYGVTCDSIAAKLGFQDGDKIISVGGVKEDNFNKITLDIILNKAKTVQVDRNGTTLNIPIPESLISNLIKKGKGVLFEPRYPCVVDTVVPNMPGIKAGLQKGDKIMAIDSFPTPFFQDIVKKLQTNKGKILAITVERNGVQKNLSATIGNDGMLGFGPVPMDKFLDFKIQNYNLITCFPAGIKTAYETFKGYLKQVDVLFTVKDAHKSIGGFISIGKAYSPVWDWQRFWSFTAFLSIMLAFLNILPIPALDGGHVLFLLIEVITGRKVPEKVLEYAQYIGMLILLALVLYANGNDVLRLFGK, encoded by the coding sequence ATGGGAGCAGCAACACAAGCCGAACAATTAGTTTTAAGTTTATCCATACTTGTAATATTACACGAACTGGGGCATTTTATACCTGCCAAACTTTTTAAAACTCGCATCGAAAAATTTTATTTGTTTTTTGATCCTTGGTTTTCGCTTTTCAAATTTAAAAAAGGAGAAACGGAATATGGAATCGGTTGGCTGCCTTTAGGCGGATACGTGAAAATTTCTGGAATGATTGACGAATCCATGGACAAAGAACAATTGAACCAAGCTCCGCAACCGTGGGAATTTAGGGCAAAACCAGCCTGGCAACGTTTAATTATTATGATTGGCGGCGTTACTGTGAATGTGCTGCTCGCGATGTTTATTTATTCGATGATTGCTTTGACTTGGGGACAAGATTATTTGCCAACACAAAATGTAAAATACGGCGTTACTTGCGATTCTATTGCTGCGAAATTAGGATTTCAGGATGGAGATAAGATTATTTCTGTTGGCGGCGTAAAAGAAGATAATTTCAATAAAATTACGTTGGACATTATTCTCAACAAAGCGAAAACAGTACAAGTAGACAGAAATGGTACAACACTCAACATTCCGATTCCGGAAAGTTTAATCAGCAATTTAATAAAAAAAGGGAAAGGCGTTCTTTTTGAACCGCGCTATCCTTGCGTTGTTGACACGGTTGTACCAAATATGCCGGGCATAAAAGCAGGTTTGCAAAAAGGTGATAAAATTATGGCGATTGACAGTTTTCCGACTCCATTTTTTCAAGACATTGTAAAAAAATTACAAACGAATAAAGGTAAAATATTGGCTATAACTGTGGAAAGAAATGGCGTTCAAAAAAATCTTTCTGCGACGATTGGAAACGACGGAATGCTTGGTTTTGGACCTGTTCCGATGGATAAATTTTTAGATTTCAAAATACAAAATTATAATCTCATTACCTGTTTTCCAGCAGGAATAAAAACGGCGTACGAAACGTTTAAAGGTTATTTGAAACAGGTAGATGTTTTATTTACTGTGAAAGATGCGCACAAATCCATCGGCGGATTTATCTCTATCGGCAAGGCATACAGCCCCGTTTGGGATTGGCAACGCTTTTGGTCGTTTACCGCATTTTTATCCATTATGTTGGCATTTTTAAATATTTTACCGATACCAGCTTTGGATGGCGGACACGTTTTATTTTTATTGATAGAAGTAATTACGGGACGTAAAGTTCCTGAAAAAGTATTGGAATACGCACAATATATTGGGATGTTAATTTTATTGGCTTTGGTTTTATACGCCAATGGAAACGATGTTTTACGCCTCTTCGGAAAATAA